A region from the Mycolicibacterium litorale genome encodes:
- a CDS encoding cytochrome c oxidase subunit 3: MTETRAAPPASPAPPVTHLPGDGAMWVMVLGDLVIFGAYFVIYMVHRAMAPDAFLTAQQHLSLTAGVLNTVVLLTSSWFVARAVLAARAGDHTRALRLTYVAGLCGAVFIGIKVYEWSTKIAQGYSLGSGEFFGFYYMLTGVHLFHVALGLLILGIVGRELRTRQRMSMVESGATYWHMVDLLWIVIFALLYVMR, translated from the coding sequence ATGACCGAGACCCGCGCCGCGCCGCCCGCCTCTCCCGCCCCACCGGTGACCCACCTGCCGGGTGACGGGGCGATGTGGGTGATGGTGCTGGGCGACCTGGTCATCTTCGGCGCCTACTTCGTCATCTACATGGTGCACCGGGCGATGGCGCCCGATGCGTTCCTCACCGCCCAGCAGCACCTCAGCCTGACCGCGGGCGTACTCAACACCGTTGTGTTGCTCACCAGTTCGTGGTTCGTCGCACGCGCTGTGCTCGCGGCGCGCGCCGGTGATCACACCCGCGCACTGCGCCTCACCTACGTCGCGGGCCTGTGTGGCGCCGTCTTCATCGGCATCAAGGTCTACGAGTGGTCGACGAAGATCGCCCAGGGATATTCGCTGGGCAGTGGTGAGTTCTTCGGCTTCTACTACATGCTCACCGGCGTCCACCTGTTCCACGTCGCCCTCGGCCTGCTGATCCTCGGCATCGTGGGGCGCGAGCTGCGGACCCGGCAGCGCATGTCGATGGTCGAATCCGGCGCCACCTACTGGCACATGGTCGATCTGCTCTGGATCGTCATCTTCGCCCTGCTCTACGTGATGAGATGA
- a CDS encoding cytochrome C oxidase subunit IV family protein, with protein MATTPSHTTAPRRAITAVWLILVAITVASVWLAPAHVDGPPPTDARLTVAVVVLAVVKSRLIIRYFMEVRHAPRWLRASTDAWLFVLWAAILGVYLW; from the coding sequence ATGGCGACCACACCCTCGCACACCACCGCCCCGCGGCGGGCGATCACCGCGGTCTGGCTGATCCTGGTCGCCATCACCGTGGCGTCGGTGTGGCTGGCACCCGCACACGTCGACGGGCCGCCGCCGACCGACGCGCGCCTCACGGTGGCGGTCGTCGTGCTGGCAGTGGTCAAGAGCCGCTTGATCATCCGGTACTTCATGGAGGTGCGTCACGCACCACGCTGGTTGCGGGCATCCACCGACGCCTGGTTGTTCGTGCTGTGGGCCGCGATCCTCGGGGTGTATCTGTGGTGA
- a CDS encoding TetR/AcrR family transcriptional regulator encodes MASQRRIGAPDAKNRGVLLDAAEQMMVEEGYAAVTSRRVAERAGLKPQLVHYYFRTMDELFSAVFRRRAEQGLEVQARVLQSAQPLWALWRFSTDPAATRLTMEFMGLANHRHALRDDIAYYAERFRDEQNKVLTAALQRYGADVTDVPPVVWTVFATSVSRVLVMERALGMSAGHAETWAFCEQWLRRLEGDYRPEDTASPA; translated from the coding sequence ATGGCTTCGCAGCGAAGGATCGGTGCGCCCGACGCGAAGAACCGCGGTGTGCTGCTCGACGCGGCCGAGCAGATGATGGTCGAAGAGGGTTACGCGGCCGTGACGTCGCGGCGGGTGGCCGAACGCGCGGGGCTCAAACCGCAGTTGGTGCACTACTACTTCCGCACCATGGACGAACTGTTCTCGGCGGTGTTCCGGCGCAGGGCCGAACAGGGCCTGGAAGTGCAGGCGCGCGTGCTGCAGTCCGCGCAACCCCTCTGGGCGCTGTGGCGGTTCAGCACCGACCCCGCGGCCACGCGGCTGACCATGGAGTTCATGGGCCTGGCCAACCATCGGCACGCGCTTCGCGACGACATCGCCTACTACGCCGAACGGTTCCGTGACGAACAGAACAAGGTCCTCACCGCCGCACTGCAGCGCTACGGCGCCGACGTGACGGACGTCCCGCCCGTGGTGTGGACGGTGTTCGCGACGAGCGTGTCGCGGGTGCTGGTGATGGAGCGGGCGCTGGGGATGTCCGCCGGACATGCCGAGACCTGGGCGTTCTGCGAACAGTGGCTGCGCCGGCTGGAGGGCGACTACCGGCCGGAGGACACCGCCTCCCCGGCCTGA
- a CDS encoding cytochrome P450: MTTDFDNVDYFTDPSLVPDPHPYFDYLRSKCPVVREPHHGVVAVTGWEEANAVYRDTESFSSCISVMGPFTPMPFTPEGDDICAQIEAHRTEIPMFEHMVTMDPPQHTDARSILSRLLTPKRLKENEDFMWRLADRHIDEFIADGKCEFLAAYAKPFSLLVVADLLGVPEEDHEEFREAFGAERPGSRIGALDHETISVNPLAWADEKFSQYIEDRRRNPREDVLTSIATAKYPDGSTPEVVDVVRTATFLFAAGQETTAKLLSAALRVLGDRPDLQETLRSDRSRIPNFIEECLRMDSPVKTVFRMARKTTTVGEVDTPAGTTVMVSPGAVNRDPRRFDNPHEFDLNRRNVREHLAFSRGIHSCPGAPLARVEGRVSIERLLDRLGEISIDEERHGPRDDRSYTYEPTFILRGLTDLHITFNPPA, translated from the coding sequence ATGACAACCGATTTCGACAACGTCGACTACTTCACGGACCCATCGCTCGTCCCCGACCCGCACCCGTATTTCGACTATCTGAGGTCCAAGTGCCCGGTGGTCCGAGAACCGCACCACGGGGTCGTCGCGGTCACCGGGTGGGAGGAGGCCAACGCCGTCTACCGCGACACCGAGTCGTTCTCCTCGTGCATCTCGGTCATGGGTCCGTTCACGCCGATGCCGTTCACCCCCGAGGGCGACGACATCTGCGCCCAGATCGAAGCGCACCGCACCGAGATCCCGATGTTCGAGCACATGGTGACGATGGATCCGCCGCAGCACACCGATGCTCGGTCGATCCTGTCGAGGTTGCTGACGCCCAAGCGGCTCAAGGAGAACGAGGATTTCATGTGGCGGCTGGCCGACCGTCACATCGACGAGTTCATCGCCGACGGCAAGTGCGAGTTCCTCGCCGCGTACGCGAAACCGTTCTCGCTGCTGGTGGTCGCCGACCTGCTCGGCGTGCCCGAAGAGGATCACGAGGAGTTCCGCGAGGCGTTCGGCGCCGAGCGGCCCGGGTCCCGCATCGGCGCCCTCGACCACGAGACCATCTCGGTCAACCCACTGGCCTGGGCCGACGAGAAGTTCAGCCAGTACATCGAGGATCGCAGGAGGAATCCCCGCGAAGACGTGCTGACCTCGATCGCGACCGCGAAGTACCCGGACGGTTCGACACCGGAGGTGGTCGACGTCGTCCGCACCGCGACCTTCCTGTTCGCGGCGGGTCAGGAGACGACGGCCAAACTGCTCAGCGCCGCACTGCGGGTGCTCGGGGACCGGCCGGATCTGCAGGAGACGCTGCGGTCCGACCGCAGCCGCATCCCGAACTTCATCGAGGAGTGCCTACGGATGGACAGTCCCGTCAAGACCGTCTTCCGGATGGCCCGCAAGACCACCACCGTCGGCGAGGTCGACACTCCCGCGGGCACCACGGTGATGGTGAGTCCCGGTGCGGTGAACCGCGATCCGCGCCGGTTCGACAATCCGCACGAGTTCGACCTCAATCGCCGCAATGTGCGCGAACACCTCGCCTTCAGCCGCGGCATCCATTCGTGTCCCGGCGCACCGCTCGCGCGGGTCGAAGGCCGGGTGTCGATCGAGCGGCTGCTGGACCGCTTGGGCGAGATCAGCATCGACGAGGAGCGGCACGGTCCCCGCGACGACCGCAGCTACACCTACGAACCCACGTTCATCCTCCGGGGGCTGACCGATCTGCACATCACCTTCAACCCGCCGGCCTAG
- a CDS encoding MCE family protein: MLTRFVRTQLIIFTIASIVGVGVMVFVYMQVPTLLGVGRMIVTVELPASGGLYRFSNVTYRGSQVGKVTGVALTDNGAEATLSLDGSAKIPADLQAEVRSVSAVGEQYVELLPRTDQPPYLQDGSVIAMSDTKVPQAVGPMLDQVSALVNTIPKDKLSELLDESYNAFKGTDFDFGSLLDSSSTITRDARGAAANTRALTDDAVGFLDAQAQTADSIRTWGRSLAGITDQVANNDPQVRSILRNGPGFAQETARLLEQVKPTLPVLLANLTTFGQIGVTYNPSIEQLLVLVPPFVAQIQTYAPTTNPSGLPNGDFSLGLGDPAACTVGFLPPSAWRSPADTSVIDTPDNLYCKLPQDSPIAVRGARNYPCMAHPGKRAPTVELCNDPNGFTPLAQRQHALGPYPLDPNLISQGVPPDSRALVDSNTFGPIEGTPLPPGVTERPPDIPPPPSPPPNFAGTGPGPLLPGRPLYTSPPVIPPGPAQVTVPDAVPAPPAQLPQATQVPVPPGLAPEDIPLPPGAEPVPSPAPVPAPAAFEGTGPTGPSVGIAKYNPRTGEYMGPDGNMYRQSDLVTQPKSWQELMPT, encoded by the coding sequence ATGCTGACACGCTTCGTCCGGACCCAGCTGATCATCTTCACGATCGCCTCGATCGTCGGCGTCGGTGTGATGGTGTTCGTGTACATGCAGGTGCCCACGCTGCTCGGGGTGGGACGGATGATCGTCACCGTGGAGCTGCCCGCCTCCGGCGGTCTCTACCGGTTCAGCAATGTCACCTACCGCGGTTCGCAGGTCGGCAAGGTCACCGGGGTGGCGCTCACCGACAACGGCGCCGAGGCGACGCTGTCGCTGGACGGTTCGGCGAAGATCCCGGCCGACCTGCAGGCGGAGGTGCGCAGCGTGTCCGCGGTCGGCGAGCAGTACGTCGAGCTGCTGCCCCGCACCGACCAGCCCCCGTACCTGCAGGACGGCTCGGTGATCGCCATGAGCGACACCAAGGTCCCGCAGGCCGTCGGGCCGATGCTCGATCAGGTGAGCGCGCTGGTGAACACCATCCCGAAGGACAAGCTCAGTGAGCTGCTCGACGAGTCGTACAACGCGTTCAAGGGCACCGATTTCGACTTCGGCTCCCTGCTGGACTCGTCGTCGACCATCACCCGCGATGCGCGCGGCGCGGCGGCAAACACCCGCGCACTGACCGATGACGCCGTGGGCTTCCTCGACGCCCAGGCCCAGACCGCCGATTCGATCCGCACGTGGGGCAGGAGCCTGGCCGGCATCACCGACCAGGTGGCCAACAACGACCCGCAGGTCCGGTCGATCCTGCGCAACGGACCCGGCTTCGCGCAGGAGACCGCGCGGCTGCTCGAACAGGTGAAGCCGACGCTGCCGGTGCTGTTGGCGAACCTGACCACCTTCGGGCAGATCGGCGTGACCTACAACCCGTCGATCGAGCAACTGCTGGTGCTGGTTCCGCCTTTCGTCGCGCAGATCCAGACCTACGCACCGACCACGAATCCCAGCGGCCTGCCCAACGGTGACTTCTCCCTGGGACTGGGCGATCCGGCGGCGTGCACCGTCGGGTTCCTGCCGCCGTCCGCGTGGCGCAGTCCGGCGGACACGTCGGTCATCGACACTCCGGACAACCTGTACTGCAAGCTGCCGCAGGACTCTCCGATCGCCGTACGCGGTGCCCGCAACTATCCGTGCATGGCGCATCCGGGTAAACGCGCACCCACGGTCGAACTGTGCAACGACCCGAACGGTTTCACGCCGCTGGCTCAACGCCAGCATGCGCTGGGACCGTACCCGCTCGACCCCAACCTGATCAGCCAGGGTGTGCCGCCCGACAGCCGGGCGCTGGTGGATTCCAACACGTTCGGGCCCATCGAGGGCACTCCGTTGCCGCCGGGGGTGACCGAGCGGCCACCCGACATCCCGCCACCTCCGTCACCGCCGCCGAACTTCGCGGGAACGGGCCCGGGCCCCCTGCTGCCGGGCCGGCCGCTCTACACCTCGCCGCCGGTGATTCCGCCCGGCCCCGCGCAGGTGACGGTGCCGGACGCCGTTCCCGCACCGCCCGCCCAGCTTCCGCAGGCGACGCAGGTTCCGGTGCCGCCCGGGCTGGCGCCGGAGGACATACCCCTGCCACCCGGTGCCGAGCCGGTACCGTCACCGGCGCCGGTCCCCGCGCCCGCGGCGTTCGAGGGCACCGGTCCGACGGGCCCGTCGGTCGGCATCGCCAAGTACAACCCGAGGACCGGGGAGTACATGGGTCCGGACGGCAACATGTACCGCCAGTCGGATCTGGTCACGCAACCGAAGTCGTGGCAGGAGCTGATGCCCACCTGA
- a CDS encoding MCE family protein, with product MTGRKARRLTMIAGSCVAVTLSGCGFQGVNSLPLPGAVGRGPDAHTYHVEIANVATLEPNSPVMMSDVVVGSVRKLSVKDWHADVEISVKPDIVVPANAVASVAQTSLLGSMHLALNPPLGEDPEGVLRPGATIPLNDSSTYPTTEQTLSSLAAVVNGGGLGQIGDVIHNFSAALDGREGDARELLTRLDNFVGTLDAQRDNIVSSIQSLNRLSSTFAQQRDDITRALDRIPPAIDVLVRERPRLTTALQKLGTFSDTATEFVNDSQDDLVRNLKNLEPAIKAFADVGPDLNKILEYAAHFPFTQSFIDRAIRGDYYNLFAVVDFTIPRLKRTLFLGTRWEQEGAELVPAPGDPNYLQYTYDPLKLGISQPPADAFPEEGPAEAATAEASAPLPPPPPVTAEVGPVLPVTPPAPMAAFGAPAPAPAPPAPGATAPIFAGPYPNPAPPPAAPQAPGGR from the coding sequence ATGACCGGCCGAAAAGCGCGGCGCCTCACCATGATCGCCGGCTCGTGCGTCGCTGTGACCCTCAGCGGCTGCGGTTTCCAGGGCGTCAACTCGCTGCCCTTGCCGGGTGCGGTGGGCCGCGGACCGGATGCGCACACCTATCACGTCGAGATCGCCAACGTCGCCACGCTGGAACCGAATTCGCCGGTGATGATGAGCGACGTCGTGGTCGGCAGTGTGCGCAAGCTGTCGGTCAAGGACTGGCACGCCGACGTGGAGATCTCGGTGAAACCGGACATCGTGGTGCCGGCGAACGCGGTCGCGAGCGTCGCCCAGACCTCTCTGCTGGGTTCGATGCACCTGGCGCTCAACCCTCCGCTCGGTGAGGATCCGGAGGGGGTGCTCCGGCCGGGAGCCACGATCCCGCTCAACGACTCGTCCACCTACCCGACCACCGAGCAGACGCTGTCGTCGCTGGCCGCGGTGGTCAACGGTGGCGGCCTCGGCCAGATCGGCGATGTGATCCACAACTTCAGTGCCGCGCTCGACGGACGCGAGGGCGACGCGCGCGAACTGCTCACCCGTCTCGACAACTTCGTCGGCACGCTCGACGCCCAACGCGACAACATCGTGTCCTCGATCCAGTCGCTCAACCGGCTGTCGTCGACGTTCGCCCAGCAGCGCGACGACATCACCAGGGCCCTCGACCGCATACCGCCTGCCATCGACGTGCTCGTCAGGGAGCGTCCCCGGCTGACCACGGCGCTGCAGAAGCTCGGCACATTCAGCGACACCGCGACGGAGTTCGTCAACGATTCGCAGGATGATCTGGTCAGGAACCTCAAGAACCTGGAGCCCGCGATCAAGGCGTTCGCCGACGTCGGACCGGACCTCAACAAGATCCTCGAGTACGCCGCGCACTTCCCGTTCACGCAGAGCTTCATCGACCGGGCCATCCGCGGCGACTACTACAACCTGTTCGCGGTCGTCGACTTCACGATCCCGCGGTTGAAGCGCACCCTGTTCCTCGGCACCCGGTGGGAGCAGGAGGGCGCGGAACTCGTTCCCGCGCCGGGCGATCCGAACTACCTGCAGTACACCTACGATCCGCTGAAGCTCGGGATCAGCCAGCCGCCGGCCGATGCGTTCCCGGAGGAGGGACCGGCGGAGGCGGCCACCGCCGAGGCGTCCGCGCCGCTGCCGCCACCGCCGCCGGTGACCGCGGAGGTCGGACCGGTGCTGCCGGTGACACCGCCCGCGCCCATGGCGGCGTTCGGGGCGCCCGCCCCGGCCCCGGCACCACCCGCACCCGGGGCGACGGCGCCGATCTTCGCCGGGCCGTATCCGAATCCCGCGCCGCCGCCCGCGGCTCCTCAGGCTCCAGGGGGACGCTGA
- a CDS encoding MCE family protein translates to MRGRRRLTTLLTVALVALLVAGAAVLVRQVYFGPKTISALFTSATGIYPGDEVRVSGVEVGTIDSIEPEGTRTRLVLHIDRGVPIPADAKAVIVAPNLISARYVQLTPAYRTSGPTMSDDAVIPLERTAVPVEWDEVKEQLMRLATDLGPQSGVNGTSVSRFIESAANAMDGNGDKLRQVITELSGAARVLAEGSGNVVDIIKNLQTFITALKNSNQQVMLFQDRLATLTSVVDGSRSDLDAALKDLSVAVVDVQRFIAGSRNQTSEQVQRLANVTSNLLDNQMEIENLLHIAPNALSNAYNIYNPDAGSAVGQFVLNNFSNPVQFICGAIGAVENTTAPETAKLCSQYLGPALRLLNFNYLPFPIAPFLMPSANPENIIYSEPNLAPGAGGSPQPPLMPPAISAYEGVAPGPAPFTGRPPGVPGPGAQQLLPGGAPLVPPNMPTSVESVLNPGGPPPGPPPPGSLLPAEAPAAPAPAEGTPPA, encoded by the coding sequence ATGAGAGGCCGACGGCGCCTGACGACGCTGCTGACGGTGGCGCTGGTCGCACTGTTGGTGGCGGGTGCGGCGGTGCTGGTACGTCAGGTGTACTTCGGGCCGAAGACGATCTCCGCGCTGTTCACCTCCGCCACCGGCATCTATCCCGGCGACGAGGTGCGGGTGTCCGGTGTCGAGGTGGGCACCATCGACTCCATCGAGCCGGAGGGCACCCGGACCCGGTTGGTGCTGCATATCGACCGCGGCGTGCCGATCCCCGCCGACGCCAAGGCCGTCATCGTCGCGCCGAACCTCATCTCGGCGCGTTACGTCCAGCTGACCCCGGCCTATCGGACGAGTGGTCCGACGATGTCCGACGATGCGGTGATCCCGTTGGAGCGCACCGCCGTTCCCGTGGAATGGGATGAGGTCAAGGAGCAGCTCATGCGGCTCGCCACCGACCTCGGTCCGCAGAGTGGGGTGAACGGCACCTCGGTGTCGAGGTTCATCGAGAGCGCCGCCAACGCCATGGACGGCAACGGCGACAAGCTGCGGCAGGTGATCACCGAACTGTCGGGCGCAGCCCGTGTGCTCGCCGAGGGCAGCGGCAACGTCGTCGACATCATCAAGAATCTGCAGACCTTCATCACCGCACTGAAGAACAGCAATCAGCAGGTCATGCTGTTCCAGGACCGGTTGGCGACGCTGACCAGCGTGGTCGACGGCAGCCGCTCGGACCTCGACGCGGCGCTCAAGGATCTGTCGGTGGCCGTCGTCGACGTGCAGCGGTTCATCGCTGGCAGCCGCAACCAGACCTCCGAGCAGGTGCAGCGGCTGGCCAACGTCACGAGCAACCTGCTCGACAACCAGATGGAGATCGAGAACCTCCTGCACATCGCGCCGAATGCGCTGAGCAACGCCTACAACATCTACAACCCGGATGCCGGCAGTGCCGTCGGCCAGTTCGTGCTCAACAACTTCTCCAACCCGGTGCAGTTCATCTGCGGCGCGATCGGAGCGGTCGAGAACACCACAGCGCCGGAGACGGCGAAGCTGTGCTCCCAGTACCTCGGACCGGCGTTGCGGCTGTTGAACTTCAACTACCTGCCGTTCCCGATCGCGCCGTTCCTGATGCCGTCGGCGAACCCGGAGAACATCATCTATTCCGAGCCCAACCTCGCCCCCGGCGCGGGCGGCTCCCCGCAGCCACCGCTGATGCCGCCGGCCATCTCCGCATACGAGGGCGTCGCCCCGGGACCCGCGCCGTTCACCGGGCGGCCGCCGGGCGTACCGGGGCCGGGCGCGCAGCAACTGCTCCCCGGTGGTGCGCCGCTGGTCCCGCCGAACATGCCGACGTCGGTGGAGAGCGTGCTCAACCCGGGCGGACCCCCGCCGGGTCCGCCGCCTCCCGGGTCCCTGCTGCCCGCCGAGGCGCCGGCCGCACCGGCACCCGCAGAAGGGACACCACCAGCATGA
- a CDS encoding MCE family protein: protein MRKYRESNLIKAGFIGAMLILLVIAVGLQPERLIQWATSVRHQALFTEAGGITVGNDVTVSGIKIGTVTDVSLSHGDALVTFTTDGRYPLGSQTTAHIRIGSLLGERVLTLESEGSGSLSQSEVIPVSRTSSPYSLTDAVGDLTTNSAGTDTTSLNQSLDTLSATIDQVAPRLGPTFDGLSRLSRSLNSRNENLASLLKSASEVTEVLSQRSQQLNTLILNANDLLGVLNDRRDAIVDLLANTSAVAQQLSGMVAENEAELAPTLQRLNSVEAMLERNRDNIGKILPSLKKFILAQGETLANGPYYNAFVPNLQPAQILQPFMDYAFGFRRGTNAGQPPDTAGPRAELPLPYNGIPGGSR from the coding sequence ATGCGTAAATATCGCGAATCCAATCTGATCAAGGCGGGCTTCATCGGCGCGATGCTGATCCTGCTCGTCATCGCCGTCGGGCTGCAACCCGAGCGGTTGATCCAGTGGGCGACCTCGGTGCGCCATCAGGCGCTGTTCACCGAGGCCGGGGGCATCACCGTGGGAAACGACGTGACGGTGTCCGGCATCAAGATCGGCACCGTGACCGACGTGTCGCTGTCCCACGGCGATGCGCTGGTGACGTTCACGACGGACGGCCGGTATCCGCTCGGCTCGCAGACCACCGCCCACATCCGCATCGGATCGCTGCTGGGCGAGCGGGTGCTCACCCTCGAGTCCGAGGGCAGCGGATCGCTCAGCCAGTCCGAGGTCATCCCCGTGTCCCGGACGTCGTCGCCCTATTCGCTGACCGACGCCGTCGGTGACCTCACGACCAATTCGGCCGGCACGGACACCACCTCGCTGAACCAGTCGCTCGACACGCTGTCGGCGACCATCGACCAGGTCGCGCCCCGGCTCGGTCCCACGTTCGACGGCCTGAGCCGGCTGTCGCGTTCGCTCAACAGCCGCAACGAGAACCTGGCCTCCCTGCTCAAGAGCGCCAGCGAGGTGACCGAGGTGTTGTCACAGCGCAGTCAGCAGCTGAACACGTTGATCCTCAACGCGAACGATCTGCTCGGCGTCCTCAACGATCGCCGAGACGCCATCGTCGACCTGCTGGCCAACACGTCGGCCGTCGCCCAGCAGCTCAGCGGAATGGTCGCGGAGAACGAAGCGGAGCTGGCGCCCACCCTGCAGCGCCTCAACTCGGTGGAGGCGATGCTGGAGCGCAACCGCGACAACATCGGCAAGATCCTGCCCAGCCTGAAGAAATTCATTCTGGCGCAGGGTGAGACGCTTGCCAACGGTCCGTACTACAACGCGTTCGTGCCCAACCTGCAACCGGCACAGATCCTGCAACCGTTCATGGACTACGCGTTCGGGTTCCGGCGCGGGACCAACGCCGGCCAGCCGCCGGACACCGCCGGACCACGTGCCGAATTGCCGTTGCCGTACAACGGTATTCCCGGAGGTTCGCGATGA
- a CDS encoding MCE family protein: MTRVRGTLVKFAVFATVMTLLTAFLFMAFSEYRSGSTASYSAVFTDASRLETGDSVRVAGVRVGTVESVALQPDKTVMVEFDADRAVVLTSGTQAAVRYLNLTGDRYLELIDGPGSTRVLPAGAQIPKERTSAALDLDLLLGGLRPVIQGLNAQDVNALTSSLIQIFQGQGNTLDSLLSRTSSFSNTLADNNEVVQQLIDNLNTVVDTLAKDGDKFSGAIDRLEQLISGLSEDRDPIGTAITALDNGTASIADLLTEARPPLNRTVDELNRLAPLLDDHQVILDMALQKGPENYRKVARLGSYGSWIMYYICGLSFRVTDLQGRTAVFPWVKQESGRCAEP; the protein is encoded by the coding sequence ATGACGCGCGTGAGAGGCACACTCGTCAAGTTCGCGGTCTTCGCGACCGTGATGACCCTGCTGACCGCCTTCCTGTTCATGGCGTTCAGCGAGTACCGCAGCGGTTCGACAGCGAGCTACTCGGCGGTGTTCACCGACGCGTCGCGGTTGGAGACCGGGGATTCCGTGCGGGTCGCCGGTGTGCGGGTGGGCACGGTGGAAAGCGTTGCGCTGCAACCGGACAAGACGGTGATGGTGGAGTTCGACGCCGACCGCGCCGTGGTGCTGACGTCCGGGACGCAGGCCGCCGTGCGGTATCTCAACCTGACCGGAGACCGCTACCTCGAACTCATCGACGGTCCGGGGTCCACCCGGGTGCTCCCGGCCGGGGCGCAGATCCCGAAGGAACGCACCTCCGCCGCACTGGACCTCGATCTCCTGCTCGGCGGCCTGCGCCCGGTCATCCAGGGCCTGAACGCGCAGGACGTCAACGCGCTGACGTCCTCACTGATCCAGATCTTCCAGGGCCAGGGCAATACGCTCGATTCGCTGCTCAGCAGGACCTCGTCGTTCTCCAACACGCTCGCCGACAACAACGAGGTCGTGCAGCAGCTGATCGACAACCTCAACACCGTGGTGGACACGCTGGCGAAGGACGGGGACAAGTTCTCCGGTGCGATCGACCGCCTCGAGCAGCTGATCAGCGGGCTCTCCGAGGACCGTGACCCGATCGGCACGGCGATCACGGCCCTGGACAACGGAACCGCGTCGATCGCGGACCTGCTCACCGAGGCGCGTCCGCCGCTCAACCGCACCGTCGACGAGCTGAACCGGTTGGCACCGTTGCTCGACGACCACCAGGTCATCCTCGACATGGCCCTGCAGAAGGGGCCGGAGAACTACCGCAAGGTCGCGCGACTCGGATCGTATGGCAGCTGGATCATGTACTACATCTGCGGCCTCTCCTTCCGGGTGACCGATCTACAGGGCCGGACCGCTGTCTTCCCCTGGGTCAAACAAGAAAGCGGGAGGTGCGCGGAGCCCTGA
- a CDS encoding MCE family protein: MSKNLGPGPMHRSETTSSASPVASSSGRHFGVTHYARPLAGLGMVVAVALVIALAVGLFRGSFSESVPVTVISDRAGLVMNPDAKVKMRGVEVGKVDSIEHRPDGTAALHLAIEPSQMRLIPENVGVDIESTTVFGAKSVQFVTPPEPSATPLSAGQILRGDRVMVEINTVFQDLVAVLDRIDPAKLNQTLGAISSAFSGRGESMGQTLSDFNALLAELEPSLPNLARDMELTAPVAAAYADIAPDLMRTMQSSTRISDGIVEEQNNLDAFLVSAIGLADIGNEVVGGNREAVSEVLRLVAPTTDLFNEYAKAINCTLEGMSYVLHQPPQMDPGVVVNVAFTLGIERYRYPRNLPKVAAKGGPNCMGLPYIGFGNRSKYLVTDTNANPWQYGNQGILLNSDGLKQMLFGPLDGPPRNTAQIGQPG, translated from the coding sequence GTGTCGAAGAATCTCGGCCCCGGACCGATGCATCGGTCGGAGACGACGAGTTCGGCCTCACCGGTCGCCTCGTCGAGCGGTCGCCATTTCGGGGTGACGCACTACGCGCGGCCGCTGGCCGGACTGGGCATGGTCGTGGCGGTGGCGCTGGTCATCGCGCTGGCGGTCGGACTGTTTCGCGGCAGTTTCTCCGAAAGCGTTCCGGTGACGGTCATCTCCGATCGCGCCGGACTGGTGATGAACCCGGACGCCAAGGTGAAGATGCGCGGTGTCGAGGTCGGCAAGGTCGACTCGATCGAGCACCGGCCGGACGGTACGGCGGCCCTGCACCTGGCGATCGAGCCGTCCCAGATGCGGCTGATCCCCGAGAACGTCGGCGTCGACATCGAATCCACCACCGTGTTCGGCGCGAAGTCCGTCCAGTTCGTCACCCCGCCCGAACCGTCCGCCACACCGCTGAGCGCCGGTCAGATCCTGCGCGGCGACCGGGTGATGGTCGAGATCAACACCGTGTTCCAGGATCTGGTGGCCGTGCTCGACCGGATCGATCCGGCGAAGCTGAACCAGACTCTCGGGGCGATCTCGTCGGCCTTCTCGGGCCGCGGCGAGAGCATGGGCCAGACGCTGAGCGATTTCAACGCCCTGCTGGCCGAACTCGAACCGAGCCTGCCGAACCTCGCCCGCGACATGGAATTGACCGCGCCGGTCGCGGCCGCCTACGCCGACATCGCGCCGGACCTCATGCGCACCATGCAGAGTTCGACGCGGATCAGTGACGGCATCGTCGAGGAGCAGAACAACCTGGACGCGTTCCTGGTCAGCGCGATCGGCCTCGCCGACATCGGCAACGAGGTGGTCGGCGGCAATCGGGAAGCGGTCAGCGAGGTGCTCAGACTGGTCGCCCCCACGACCGATCTGTTCAACGAGTACGCCAAGGCGATCAACTGCACGCTCGAGGGAATGAGCTATGTGCTGCACCAGCCGCCCCAGATGGATCCGGGCGTCGTCGTGAACGTGGCGTTCACCCTCGGCATCGAGCGCTACCGCTATCCCCGGAACCTGCCCAAGGTGGCCGCCAAGGGCGGACCGAACTGTATGGGCCTGCCCTACATCGGATTCGGCAACAGGTCGAAGTACCTGGTCACCGACACCAACGCCAACCCTTGGCAGTACGGCAACCAGGGCATCCTCCTCAACTCCGACGGCCTCAAGCAGATGCTCTTCGGCCCGCTCGACGGTCCGCCCCGCAACACCGCCCAGATCGGACAACCCGGATGA